In Nitrososphaera sp., the following are encoded in one genomic region:
- a CDS encoding HD domain-containing protein, with the protein MSEYNSDYFRYKSIRDPLYGFVDLTKTEIQIIDTPVFRRLLNIKQLSHAFVVYPSAIHTRFEHSLGATHLADLVSRQLEFPNEIREVVRLTALLHDVGHGPYSHLFEEVLSTINKRKVEHDWISTLIIRQNKELRDILGDKGEYISALLRHREIDSWKKPGISTLASDVVSSALDVDKLDYLRRDSFHIGVAYGQFDLARIIHTLTSTPDEREKRLCIKSKGKDAIENYRLGRYLMHAQVYKHHARIVADQMFLKALDLAFGEEAIIDKVLLTVNLDDELKNDNFLEYYTGLDDRRIYDEILQKGPNSKSASILKNILKRQLYKRVHDFLPDKEILNAQTRDRIMKMNDPQFKELSQQIADNVGLQKHEVIVYRAEIPINLYENEILMLWKGVPRTLDEFSPIKTSESTINKFYVFAPKGDEIKNKIRKFVESKLGVPSET; encoded by the coding sequence TTGTCTGAATACAATTCGGATTACTTCAGATACAAATCTATTCGAGACCCGCTTTATGGTTTCGTTGATCTAACCAAGACAGAGATTCAAATAATTGATACTCCAGTCTTCAGAAGACTCCTTAACATAAAGCAGCTTTCACATGCGTTCGTAGTATATCCCTCTGCGATTCACACAAGATTTGAACATTCTTTAGGTGCGACGCATTTAGCTGACTTAGTATCAAGACAGTTAGAGTTTCCTAACGAAATCAGAGAAGTAGTAAGGCTTACGGCTTTGCTTCACGACGTTGGTCATGGTCCTTACTCACATCTCTTTGAGGAAGTACTTTCAACTATTAACAAGCGAAAGGTGGAGCACGACTGGATATCTACGCTCATTATTCGACAAAATAAGGAGCTCAGGGATATCTTAGGTGACAAGGGAGAATATATCTCGGCGTTACTCAGACATCGGGAAATTGATAGTTGGAAAAAACCGGGGATTAGTACTCTCGCATCTGATGTTGTATCAAGTGCACTGGACGTAGACAAACTGGATTATCTGAGGCGAGACTCTTTCCACATCGGTGTTGCGTATGGCCAATTTGACCTAGCAAGGATCATCCATACTTTGACAAGCACGCCGGATGAACGCGAAAAGCGGCTATGTATTAAATCAAAAGGAAAAGACGCCATCGAGAATTACCGTCTTGGCAGATATCTTATGCATGCACAAGTGTACAAACATCATGCCCGTATAGTTGCTGATCAGATGTTCCTCAAGGCATTAGATTTAGCCTTCGGTGAGGAGGCCATAATTGACAAGGTGCTCCTGACGGTAAACCTTGACGATGAATTAAAGAACGATAATTTCTTGGAATATTATACTGGTTTGGACGATAGACGCATTTATGATGAAATTCTGCAAAAAGGACCAAATAGCAAATCCGCATCAATTTTGAAAAACATACTCAAAAGACAATTATACAAACGCGTTCATGATTTCTTACCCGATAAAGAGATACTAAACGCACAGACTCGTGACCGGATAATGAAAATGAATGATCCTCAATTCAAAGAATTGTCACAGCAGATTGCGGATAATGTGGGCCTACAGAAACATGAAGTGATTGTCTACCGCGCTGAGATTCCGATCAATTTGTATGAAAATGAGATACTGATGCTTTGGAAGGGAGTACCAAGGACACTGGATGAGTTCTCCCCCATCAAAACGAGCGAATCGACAATCAACAAGTTCTATGTCTTTGCTCCAAAGGGAGACGAAATCAAGAACAAAATTAGGAAGTTCGTCGAATCAAAGCTCGGGGTACCATCTGAAACTTAG
- a CDS encoding Ig-like domain-containing protein, which produces MAPGTNDASGAKEGRGKKPNNGKNGNTIKIVAGAAGGAAVCAALIVLFVAPGLLISPGSNENSASNPASVHLNASTVGGSKAVTTNTTFNYVPVTTPKNTSSQQPSANYVNNKPPVINQQPPVSNNPSAEQNTTQPVTVSPPPQYVSASDQGVVSPPSSTGNVVGGGGGGGGGGGGGGGGGGSSGVYSVPPPIAVNDNVATKENQAVPVNVMANDKGGLGVSSVGTPAHGSASLNPKTYIVTYTPAPGYIGSDSFTYVLTNGVTTSTATVFVTITGNGPVAQAQSISVNQNSTAAITLQAVDDGGNTVTYSIVSNPSHGTITGFDSATGKLNYTASAKYHGADSFQFKAYNGQVYGDLATISITVKDISTPVGIAQSVETNGNTSKAITLNATDWDGDSLTYSITHPPQNGTVKLVGSTATYAPVASFVGVDSFNFTASDGTHTSQNTTVTITVKDTPTATPTSANTPQNRTVIIPLSGSDPDKEPVTKFYIATNPAHGVVSISGSNASYAPSTYFHGTDVFSYLASDGSHNSTAANVTVTVTETIAPVAHDSSVIAVVGRPNPINLTATEPDGDNLAYSIVKQPVHAILVNFTGNHLLYRPTNNSYFGNDSFTFRANDGVLDSNNATVNVSIITLPPAVVNLNLTTTENTSANVTLVVHDPRNLTNTFSIVTPPTHGSLSAVQGDNVTYIPNLNFHGNDTFTYKANNGIIDSNTATVTVTVRDTTIPVGLAQTVGLARNTALTMKLNATDADLDHLKYIIVQNPARGNVTNFNASTGQLTYTPLSNFSGIDAIRFVANDGTSNSTLTIVRVVVERPPIAQSQTNDTAPVNSTGVQYTLAATDLWPPFLTYSIVSQPLHGTVTLAGSVATYIPNPGYSGPDSFTFMANNRFFNSNVATVSITVS; this is translated from the coding sequence ATGGCTCCAGGTACGAACGATGCCAGCGGCGCAAAGGAAGGCCGTGGCAAGAAACCGAATAACGGCAAGAATGGCAATACAATCAAGATTGTCGCCGGAGCTGCAGGTGGCGCAGCGGTGTGCGCCGCGCTGATTGTGCTTTTCGTTGCTCCAGGTCTTTTGATTTCCCCGGGCAGCAATGAAAACAGCGCGTCGAATCCCGCAAGCGTCCATTTGAACGCAAGCACGGTCGGCGGCTCAAAGGCAGTAACAACGAATACGACTTTCAATTATGTGCCAGTTACGACTCCGAAAAATACCAGTTCTCAACAGCCTTCGGCAAACTACGTCAACAATAAGCCTCCTGTAATTAACCAGCAACCGCCTGTTTCAAACAACCCAAGCGCTGAACAAAACACCACGCAGCCAGTGACAGTTAGTCCGCCACCCCAGTATGTTTCAGCGAGCGACCAAGGTGTCGTCTCGCCGCCCAGCAGCACAGGCAATGTCGTAGGCGGCGGTGGAGGCGGGGGTGGTGGCGGCGGAGGTGGAGGTGGAGGCGGTGGCAGCAGCGGAGTGTATTCCGTTCCGCCACCTATCGCAGTGAACGATAATGTTGCCACGAAGGAGAATCAGGCTGTCCCCGTAAATGTAATGGCTAACGATAAGGGGGGTCTGGGCGTTTCCAGCGTTGGAACGCCGGCACACGGCTCTGCGTCCCTTAATCCGAAGACTTACATCGTTACCTACACTCCCGCACCCGGCTACATCGGATCTGACTCGTTTACCTACGTCCTGACCAACGGGGTGACCACTTCAACGGCGACAGTCTTTGTGACCATCACTGGCAATGGCCCTGTGGCCCAGGCCCAATCAATCAGCGTCAATCAGAACAGCACGGCAGCAATCACTCTCCAAGCGGTTGATGATGGCGGAAACACTGTGACGTACTCTATTGTCTCAAACCCGTCGCATGGAACCATAACCGGCTTTGACTCTGCTACGGGCAAACTCAATTACACTGCAAGCGCGAAATACCATGGTGCCGATTCATTCCAGTTCAAAGCCTACAACGGCCAGGTCTACGGCGATCTTGCCACGATTTCGATAACCGTCAAGGACATATCAACACCGGTGGGCATTGCCCAGTCGGTCGAAACAAATGGAAACACCTCGAAGGCCATTACTCTCAACGCAACAGACTGGGATGGCGACAGCCTTACGTACTCCATAACGCATCCACCTCAGAACGGTACAGTCAAACTCGTAGGCAGTACGGCGACATATGCTCCAGTAGCCTCATTCGTCGGTGTTGACAGCTTTAACTTCACCGCCTCCGATGGCACGCACACCAGCCAAAATACCACCGTAACCATAACAGTCAAGGACACCCCGACCGCGACCCCAACATCTGCAAATACGCCTCAGAACAGGACCGTAATCATACCACTCAGCGGAAGCGACCCTGACAAAGAGCCCGTCACCAAGTTCTATATCGCGACTAATCCTGCCCATGGCGTGGTCTCTATAAGCGGCTCCAACGCAAGCTACGCGCCGTCCACGTATTTCCATGGAACAGACGTGTTCTCGTATCTCGCAAGCGACGGCTCTCACAATAGCACTGCAGCGAACGTCACGGTAACGGTGACTGAGACTATCGCCCCAGTAGCTCACGACTCATCCGTAATAGCAGTCGTTGGAAGGCCAAACCCGATCAATCTGACCGCAACCGAGCCGGATGGTGACAACCTCGCATACTCGATTGTAAAGCAGCCAGTTCATGCAATCCTTGTAAACTTTACAGGCAATCATCTGCTGTACAGGCCAACAAACAACAGCTACTTTGGCAACGATAGCTTTACCTTCAGGGCAAACGACGGTGTGCTTGATAGCAATAATGCAACGGTGAATGTCAGCATCATTACGCTGCCTCCTGCCGTCGTCAATCTCAACCTCACAACAACCGAGAACACATCCGCAAACGTTACCCTGGTGGTACACGATCCTCGCAACCTAACGAACACCTTCTCTATCGTTACGCCCCCAACTCACGGCTCTCTGTCTGCCGTCCAGGGTGACAACGTGACGTACATTCCAAACCTCAACTTCCATGGAAACGACACCTTCACCTACAAGGCAAACAACGGAATTATTGACAGCAACACCGCGACAGTCACGGTAACCGTGCGGGATACAACAATACCCGTAGGGCTTGCACAGACAGTCGGCCTCGCCAGAAACACAGCACTGACCATGAAGCTCAACGCCACGGACGCAGACTTGGATCACCTGAAATACATCATAGTGCAAAATCCCGCAAGAGGCAACGTTACAAACTTTAATGCATCGACCGGTCAGCTGACCTACACTCCACTATCGAACTTTAGCGGCATCGATGCTATCCGATTCGTTGCAAACGATGGGACATCGAACAGCACACTCACAATAGTCCGTGTAGTTGTCGAAAGGCCGCCTATCGCGCAGAGCCAAACAAACGATACAGCGCCGGTAAACAGCACAGGCGTCCAGTACACCCTAGCAGCAACTGATCTGTGGCCGCCGTTCCTGACCTACTCGATCGTCAGCCAACCACTGCACGGCACCGTAACACTTGCCGGCAGTGTCGCGACCTACATCCCGAATCCTGGCTACAGCGGACCGGATAGCTTCACCTTCATGGCGAACAACCGCTTCTTTAACAGCAATGTCGCTACGGTCTCAATAACGGTGTCGTGA
- a CDS encoding Ig-like domain-containing protein, with translation MDNLISVSITGGIVSAVLFILVLLFIPQGNLPPIPPPSVNHTGTGPSNPTQIISVPPTTNTTGPSPGSGSAEYFYMVQPNISKTIPPPPNFPVITPVLPGSGSTTNVTRGSTGSNHTGGSGGGGAVVLPGGGGGGGSGGGRPPANSPPIAQNDFATTPEDTPVTIPVLANDHDPDGDGLGIASVGSPAHGTSKLNLKTNTVTYTPDSAFVGIDTFNYTIADGHANSATSLVTVTVVGTRPVSPIAMGQTITISENQRVNITMQAADADGNRLTFEIVTNSSHGVLMGLNSTSGAVVYSPAAWFHGNDSFKFRALDGSVESNTATVSIIVRDTSIPTAFNQSIAVAPGDGANIVLVATDADHDSLAYSIVSSPTRGSMTHHDGNVVTYSPFDNVSSGSDVFTFKANDGTSDSNIATVSIDISQPLFAHDQNVSTGENLPLTISLLVTGTGSESANNVTIVSMPVHGNLSAVLGRNVTYTPNENFHGSDSFVFKVGNGIVESNEATVYIRVNDTTIPIAQPLWVKMAENSTTSITLNASDADNDPLTYRLLLQPSHGNVSGFDRATGKLTYTPQPGFYGIDTFSFEASDGSHNGTGALVTILVKAPPKAHNQWLVVNENSTLHIVLNATDMNGYRLEYQIVSFPAHGNLTVLSRDTVRYVPEPGYFGLDNFTFVAKDRLGESDVATVHITVKR, from the coding sequence TTGGACAACCTGATAAGTGTCTCGATTACTGGAGGTATTGTATCAGCTGTCCTGTTCATACTCGTTCTTCTATTTATCCCGCAGGGCAACCTGCCGCCCATTCCTCCGCCTTCTGTTAATCACACAGGCACAGGACCCTCAAATCCCACTCAAATCATATCGGTGCCTCCAACTACCAATACAACTGGTCCAAGCCCCGGAAGCGGCAGCGCCGAGTACTTTTACATGGTTCAGCCGAATATCTCAAAAACCATTCCCCCTCCTCCAAACTTTCCGGTTATCACGCCGGTTCTCCCGGGCTCTGGCAGCACGACGAACGTTACGAGGGGATCGACCGGCTCAAACCACACGGGCGGTTCGGGGGGTGGCGGGGCAGTCGTTTTGCCCGGTGGTGGCGGGGGTGGGGGTTCCGGCGGCGGGCGGCCACCCGCAAATTCCCCTCCGATTGCGCAGAACGACTTTGCAACTACGCCCGAGGATACCCCAGTCACCATCCCAGTTCTTGCAAACGATCACGATCCAGACGGGGACGGACTCGGGATAGCGTCAGTCGGAAGTCCTGCACATGGGACATCAAAACTTAACCTAAAGACAAACACAGTCACCTACACTCCAGACTCTGCCTTTGTCGGCATAGACACCTTTAATTACACAATTGCTGACGGTCACGCTAATTCCGCTACTTCTCTCGTGACCGTCACAGTTGTCGGCACTCGTCCCGTATCGCCCATCGCTATGGGCCAGACAATCACAATCTCCGAAAACCAGCGAGTCAACATCACGATGCAAGCTGCAGATGCCGACGGAAACCGGCTCACCTTTGAAATCGTCACAAATTCGTCTCACGGGGTGCTTATGGGTCTGAATTCGACGTCGGGAGCCGTTGTGTACTCGCCGGCAGCCTGGTTCCACGGCAACGACTCGTTCAAGTTCAGGGCCCTTGACGGCAGCGTCGAGAGTAACACGGCGACTGTGAGTATTATCGTGCGCGATACCTCCATACCCACCGCGTTCAACCAGTCGATAGCTGTCGCGCCCGGGGATGGTGCAAACATTGTACTGGTTGCTACCGATGCCGACCACGACAGTCTAGCTTACTCGATTGTTTCATCTCCAACCCGCGGCTCCATGACGCATCATGACGGCAACGTAGTTACTTACTCGCCCTTTGATAACGTCTCGTCAGGTTCCGACGTATTTACGTTCAAGGCAAATGACGGCACCTCTGACAGCAATATTGCAACGGTCTCGATAGACATTTCGCAGCCTCTTTTTGCCCACGACCAGAACGTGAGTACCGGAGAAAATCTTCCGCTGACTATCTCCCTCTTGGTGACCGGCACCGGCTCCGAAAGTGCAAACAACGTTACGATTGTTAGCATGCCGGTACACGGCAACTTGTCGGCTGTGCTCGGAAGAAATGTCACGTACACGCCAAATGAAAACTTCCACGGCTCAGACTCTTTTGTCTTCAAGGTGGGAAATGGTATTGTGGAAAGCAACGAGGCAACTGTCTACATAAGAGTAAATGACACGACTATCCCAATTGCGCAGCCGCTGTGGGTCAAAATGGCCGAGAATTCGACCACAAGTATTACCCTCAATGCGTCTGACGCAGACAACGACCCTCTAACCTACCGCCTGTTGCTGCAGCCTTCTCATGGGAACGTTTCCGGGTTTGACCGTGCGACAGGCAAACTGACCTATACTCCGCAGCCGGGCTTTTACGGAATCGACACGTTCAGTTTCGAGGCAAGTGACGGCTCGCACAACGGCACCGGCGCCCTTGTCACGATTCTCGTCAAGGCGCCCCCGAAGGCGCACAACCAGTGGCTGGTGGTAAACGAGAACTCTACTCTCCATATTGTCCTGAATGCAACGGATATGAACGGCTACCGGCTCGAGTACCAGATCGTTTCATTTCCGGCTCACGGCAACCTGACCGTCTTGTCACGCGATACAGTGAGGTACGTTCCAGAACCGGGCTATTTCGGGCTGGACAACTTTACGTTTGTTGCAAAGGACAGACTCGGAGAGAGCGACGTCGCGACTGTTCACATTACCGTAAAGAGATAG
- a CDS encoding HYR domain-containing protein yields the protein MLSIKLIAVLGALAVLGATSTPILLRSSHPSASPANGSQVLPPTLSVLNDLSLRAGTLVVNSISVLKPSGSLAETSPTASGTEPAKDVRSAGTLPSVTINASQTGPEKAPKSEPKTSQTTPKQVSNATGNASGSQSVRSVFVMPRSPTKSSGAPSSNTGSSNATSHDIEGENVSATAGSPPAGNSSGLPILTEDNSTGDIPTENNDNSTGPNQNGQVPGNENPGQGNTNESDSVPVIFIPHSFTLEAMNSSGAIANFGGISAYDQADGNLEVICVPDSGLMYPLGITKVNCSTENSAGRVVEASFNVTVKDTTPPHFPHLDAIVANSTGVLTRVNLSRPAVTDLVDASPTVTNDAPADGFRVGNTTVTWRATDASGNSASAVQIVIVKEPSGSSGPAISITIGQPSYNDTHHIFVRSSTNLTLSASSTSGINGSYYRFYATGAAKPAFVKSSVFRLSGADGAYTIEFYSVDSRGDSGAVASTTVVLDNSAPQANASASNGTSLLPGANLTISANDPSGGSGVGASSNSGIFFKTDSASSYTFAKATSASISLRGLAGGKHAVTYYAIDNAGNAAGTKLLNFTIYDCSTLPLDQLRGVEFTDATLTQRQGAGSSLPAAPPSVDSRLADISSKGFNTIKVLYYWDAYEKDSTGVLNSLASIAAAAQTHNLCVIYDNHQTGTSYKFGGSGFPRSLTENYTDSSSFWSAYYNNTISVGGRSAWDRQADMMQAIIGRVNSYTSVSGYEILSSPYVYTDAQYSKLGQMQTYLAGKIRSESAKEIFFDKAEPQYSNNSALTSQYIDSTYDPQTKPAGVSGVVFAPHIYEAVTPSSLSNLTQLAVSVQCPILVGEWGQSSQSGTLNYVSTFRLQDTGWIRWSYDPLDSTYNLTDSAGRPTQNYAWLSDAMAH from the coding sequence ATGCTTAGCATAAAACTGATCGCTGTGCTGGGGGCCCTAGCGGTGCTCGGGGCAACATCCACTCCCATCCTTCTAAGGAGCAGCCACCCGTCAGCGTCCCCAGCAAATGGCTCCCAGGTTTTGCCTCCTACTCTGTCAGTGTTAAACGATCTGTCTTTGCGCGCGGGTACGCTTGTGGTAAATTCAATCTCGGTTCTCAAGCCCTCAGGAAGCCTGGCAGAAACATCGCCGACCGCTTCGGGCACAGAACCCGCCAAGGATGTCCGTTCCGCGGGGACACTTCCTTCGGTGACCATAAACGCAAGTCAGACCGGCCCTGAAAAGGCTCCCAAGAGTGAGCCTAAGACAAGCCAGACAACACCCAAGCAGGTCTCAAATGCGACCGGCAACGCTAGCGGGTCGCAATCAGTGCGCTCGGTGTTCGTGATGCCTCGCTCACCGACCAAAAGTTCCGGTGCGCCTAGCTCTAATACTGGCTCTTCAAACGCGACATCGCATGACATCGAAGGCGAGAATGTTAGTGCTACTGCAGGCAGCCCTCCTGCGGGCAACAGCAGCGGGCTCCCAATCCTAACCGAAGACAACTCGACAGGCGACATTCCGACGGAGAATAATGACAATTCGACAGGGCCAAACCAAAATGGTCAGGTTCCGGGAAATGAGAACCCGGGACAGGGCAACACCAATGAGTCTGACTCTGTTCCCGTCATTTTCATTCCACACAGCTTCACGCTTGAAGCCATGAATTCATCAGGTGCAATCGCAAATTTTGGAGGGATTTCTGCTTACGACCAGGCTGATGGCAACCTGGAAGTTATCTGTGTGCCCGACTCGGGGCTAATGTATCCACTTGGCATCACAAAGGTCAACTGCTCGACCGAGAATTCGGCCGGGCGAGTGGTTGAAGCCTCGTTCAACGTAACTGTCAAAGATACGACGCCACCGCACTTCCCGCACCTTGACGCGATAGTCGCGAATTCTACGGGCGTGCTTACCAGGGTAAATCTTTCCCGCCCGGCGGTCACCGACTTGGTAGACGCATCGCCGACCGTTACCAACGACGCGCCAGCGGACGGATTTCGCGTAGGAAACACAACGGTCACCTGGAGGGCCACCGACGCCTCGGGAAATTCGGCGAGTGCTGTGCAAATCGTCATAGTCAAGGAGCCTAGCGGCTCGTCAGGACCTGCTATCAGCATAACGATCGGTCAACCGTCTTACAACGACACGCATCACATCTTTGTTCGATCCTCAACAAACCTGACCCTTTCAGCATCAAGCACCTCTGGAATAAACGGCAGCTATTACAGGTTTTATGCGACCGGAGCGGCCAAGCCAGCCTTCGTGAAATCCTCTGTTTTCAGACTTTCTGGAGCTGATGGAGCATACACCATCGAATTTTACAGCGTCGATTCCCGCGGCGATTCAGGAGCCGTCGCCAGTACCACGGTTGTCCTTGACAACTCTGCCCCACAGGCTAATGCGTCAGCGTCAAATGGAACATCGCTTTTGCCCGGTGCCAACCTGACCATCAGCGCGAACGACCCATCAGGTGGAAGCGGAGTTGGGGCAAGTTCAAACTCGGGCATCTTCTTTAAAACTGACAGCGCCTCAAGCTACACCTTTGCAAAGGCAACAAGCGCCAGTATCTCCCTTCGAGGCCTTGCAGGAGGAAAACACGCTGTCACATACTACGCGATAGACAACGCGGGAAACGCGGCCGGGACAAAGCTTCTCAATTTCACAATCTACGACTGTTCGACCCTACCACTTGATCAGCTGCGCGGGGTGGAATTTACCGACGCGACCCTGACTCAGAGGCAAGGTGCCGGCTCAAGCTTGCCCGCAGCTCCTCCTTCAGTCGATTCCAGACTGGCAGATATCAGCTCCAAGGGCTTCAACACCATCAAAGTCCTGTACTACTGGGACGCATACGAAAAAGATTCGACCGGCGTTCTCAACTCCCTGGCATCCATCGCCGCGGCCGCGCAGACGCACAATCTCTGCGTAATCTACGACAACCACCAGACGGGTACTTCGTACAAGTTCGGAGGGAGCGGATTTCCTCGCAGTCTGACGGAGAACTATACCGACTCGTCGTCCTTCTGGAGCGCATATTACAACAACACGATTAGCGTTGGCGGCAGAAGCGCATGGGACAGGCAGGCAGACATGATGCAGGCGATCATCGGGAGGGTCAACTCTTATACGAGCGTTTCAGGGTATGAGATCCTGAGCAGTCCGTACGTCTACACTGACGCTCAGTATTCCAAGCTCGGCCAGATGCAAACGTATCTGGCGGGCAAGATCAGGTCCGAATCGGCCAAGGAGATTTTCTTCGACAAGGCCGAACCCCAATACTCAAACAACTCGGCGCTGACCTCGCAATATATTGACTCCACCTATGACCCCCAGACGAAGCCGGCTGGCGTCTCCGGTGTCGTTTTTGCGCCCCACATTTACGAAGCGGTGACACCTTCCAGCCTTTCAAACCTCACGCAGCTCGCCGTGTCAGTGCAGTGCCCGATATTGGTAGGGGAGTGGGGCCAGTCAAGCCAGTCCGGCACGCTGAATTATGTCTCGACATTCAGATTGCAGGACACTGGCTGGATAAGGTGGAGTTATGACCCCCTGGACTCGACATACAACCTGACCGATTCAGCAGGCCGCCCGACTCAGAACTACGCGTGGCTCTCCGATGCCATGGCCCACTGA
- a CDS encoding sugar phosphate nucleotidyltransferase, which produces MGKQHDLSSEIPKTQIVIIAGGKAKRLGLDIQKCMLEISGRRLIDICIDSLAAQGFTNIAVLAGHKSEEVVSHVSSTYGGRMHMSFSVDPPSPGGWGKGKAFKTALQGGAVDRSIRSIVVFPDDIILEEGIHLKLLSHHLMSSEKFGTNASLVLVPEIALDYGIAEVDKNDVVSSFREKPLVPYSASVGIYLFEPAVYEAIESSIDLRDESPVDLESTVLPILVRRRQLSALYIARDKWLPVNTLKEFENAKKVLSLRQ; this is translated from the coding sequence TTGGGCAAACAGCATGATTTATCCTCTGAAATTCCAAAGACTCAGATAGTAATCATAGCCGGGGGCAAGGCGAAGCGGCTTGGACTCGACATCCAAAAGTGCATGCTCGAGATATCGGGCCGCAGGCTAATCGACATCTGCATTGACAGCCTTGCTGCCCAAGGCTTTACGAATATTGCAGTGCTTGCAGGCCATAAATCGGAGGAAGTGGTTTCCCATGTGAGTTCCACTTACGGCGGTAGAATGCACATGTCTTTCAGCGTCGACCCGCCGAGCCCGGGAGGCTGGGGCAAGGGCAAGGCATTCAAGACCGCGCTTCAGGGAGGAGCGGTGGACCGCTCCATTAGAAGCATCGTCGTATTTCCAGACGACATTATCCTTGAGGAAGGCATCCACCTAAAGCTGCTGTCTCATCACCTCATGTCGTCTGAAAAGTTCGGCACGAATGCCTCCCTGGTCCTTGTTCCTGAAATTGCACTTGATTATGGCATAGCAGAGGTTGACAAGAACGACGTGGTCAGCTCATTTAGGGAAAAGCCGCTCGTGCCATATTCTGCTTCCGTTGGGATATACCTATTCGAGCCAGCCGTCTATGAGGCAATAGAAAGCTCGATAGACCTCCGAGATGAGTCGCCAGTGGACTTGGAATCGACGGTTTTGCCAATTCTTGTTCGGCGCCGGCAGTTGTCAGCGCTGTACATTGCTCGGGATAAGTGGCTGCCAGTCAACACGCTAAAAGAGTTTGAGAATGCTAAGAAGGTTTTGTCTTTGCGCCAGTAG
- the ftsZ gene encoding cell division protein FtsZ: MTSNEFNRSNLTPGAVMEDETIRAAMEMAKPQVYVIGAGGAGSNIVSWIKDKGLSGGKLISVNTDAAHLGITKADRRILIGAKLTQGRGCGGYPEKGMSATRESLSEIAREVQGANIIFLCAGLGGGTGTGAIQVLSEELKRQTGALIIAVVTLPFAVERYRYEMAKDALNNLQRSCDTVVALDNNKLARVAGNLPLQQALGVANELVGQFIKGITETITTASLINIDFADLTAIMEGRGLAAIGVGMNDGMDRIEQATRMALDSQLLDIKDMTKAHGVLVHVTGGDDVTLEEVTRAGELVTRSMPHEVRIIWGARVDPAMRGRARVMVVLTGVESKFGEITKQPESQVAPPAQQGRKWWG; this comes from the coding sequence ATGACTTCGAACGAGTTCAACCGATCGAATCTGACTCCGGGCGCTGTGATGGAAGACGAAACCATCCGGGCAGCTATGGAGATGGCAAAACCTCAAGTCTACGTCATTGGTGCGGGCGGTGCGGGCAGCAACATTGTTTCGTGGATTAAGGACAAGGGACTTTCAGGTGGCAAGCTGATTTCCGTTAACACGGACGCGGCACACCTTGGGATCACAAAGGCGGACAGGCGTATTCTCATTGGAGCCAAACTGACACAGGGACGCGGCTGTGGCGGCTATCCTGAGAAAGGTATGAGCGCAACACGCGAGAGCCTCTCTGAAATCGCACGTGAGGTCCAAGGCGCCAACATCATATTTCTCTGCGCGGGTCTTGGCGGCGGCACAGGTACCGGGGCAATTCAGGTACTCTCTGAAGAACTAAAGAGACAGACCGGAGCCCTGATAATCGCAGTCGTTACTCTGCCATTCGCAGTGGAAAGATACCGATACGAGATGGCAAAGGACGCGCTGAACAACCTGCAGAGGTCATGCGATACAGTCGTCGCACTCGACAACAACAAATTGGCAAGAGTCGCAGGCAACCTGCCGCTTCAGCAGGCCCTCGGCGTGGCGAACGAACTTGTAGGCCAGTTTATCAAGGGAATTACCGAAACAATTACGACTGCCAGCCTCATCAACATCGACTTTGCAGACCTGACTGCAATCATGGAAGGACGCGGGCTTGCAGCAATCGGCGTCGGAATGAATGATGGCATGGACAGAATCGAACAGGCAACAAGAATGGCACTCGATTCGCAGCTTCTGGACATCAAGGACATGACCAAGGCTCACGGTGTCCTCGTGCATGTGACTGGTGGCGACGACGTCACTCTCGAAGAGGTCACTCGGGCAGGTGAGCTTGTCACGCGTAGCATGCCACACGAGGTGAGGATAATCTGGGGAGCAAGAGTAGACCCAGCAATGAGGGGCAGGGCAAGGGTAATGGTTGTCCTGACCGGCGTAGAAAGCAAGTTTGGCGAAATAACAAAGCAGCCCGAAAGCCAGGTTGCTCCGCCAGCCCAGCAAGGCCGCAAGTGGTGGGGTTAG